The following are encoded together in the Paludisphaera mucosa genome:
- a CDS encoding 30S ribosomal protein S1 has product MVDRNLLREFDINEDELAAVVTAEDGSKTLEDFLGEGQSFEIGGIVSGKVIEIVGDQVVVDVGYKSEGLVALNEWEDEPPPQPGDEVEVLLEGMEDETGEIVLSRKKAHRMRAWEMVIAKYHELDVVKGKVTRKIKGGLLVDIGVNVFLPASQVDIRRPSDIADFIDQEIECMILKIDESRRNIVVSRRKLIEITREQQKKALLEEIAERQIRKGTVKNIADFGAFVDLGGIDGLLHITDMSWGRINHPSDMLKIDDQIEVMVLHVDKEREKIALGLKQKSASPWENVADKYPVGTRVVGEVVNVMSYGAFVKLEEGIEGLVHISEMSWTKRINHPSELVNTGDKIEVVVLGINKDKQEISLGMKQTQVNPWDQVANKYPPGTMVEGTVRNLTNYGAFIEIEEGIDGLLHISDMSWTRKIGHPNEVLEKGQRITCQVLNVDQDRKRIALGLKQLKEDPWETDIPGRYEPNDVVKGKVTKLTNFGVFVELEPGLEGLLHISELADHKVDSPEEVVKVGDEIEVKILRVDRGERKIGLSRKKAHWTGRDDEEGETTPEGAEAAQAAREAKETKELKGGLGGGGPLFSIGGATAETEE; this is encoded by the coding sequence ATGGTAGATCGCAACCTCCTTCGCGAATTCGACATCAACGAGGACGAACTGGCGGCGGTCGTGACCGCCGAAGACGGCTCGAAGACTCTCGAGGACTTCCTGGGCGAGGGCCAGAGCTTCGAGATCGGCGGGATCGTCTCGGGCAAGGTCATCGAGATCGTCGGCGACCAGGTCGTCGTCGACGTGGGATACAAGTCCGAGGGCCTCGTGGCCCTGAACGAGTGGGAAGACGAGCCCCCGCCGCAGCCCGGCGACGAGGTCGAGGTCCTGCTCGAAGGCATGGAGGACGAGACCGGCGAGATCGTCCTGTCCCGCAAGAAGGCCCACCGCATGCGGGCCTGGGAAATGGTCATCGCCAAGTACCACGAGCTCGACGTGGTCAAGGGCAAGGTCACCCGCAAGATCAAGGGCGGCCTGCTGGTCGACATCGGCGTCAACGTCTTCCTGCCCGCCAGTCAGGTCGACATCCGCCGCCCGTCCGACATCGCCGACTTCATCGATCAAGAGATCGAGTGCATGATCCTGAAGATCGACGAGTCCCGCCGGAACATCGTCGTCAGCCGCCGCAAGCTCATCGAGATCACCCGCGAGCAGCAGAAGAAGGCCCTGCTCGAGGAGATCGCCGAGCGCCAGATCCGCAAGGGCACCGTCAAGAACATCGCCGACTTCGGCGCGTTCGTCGACCTGGGCGGCATCGACGGCCTGCTGCACATCACCGACATGAGCTGGGGCCGCATCAACCACCCCAGCGACATGCTCAAGATCGACGACCAGATCGAGGTCATGGTCCTCCACGTCGACAAGGAGCGCGAGAAGATCGCCCTGGGCCTCAAGCAGAAGAGCGCGAGCCCCTGGGAGAACGTCGCCGACAAGTACCCGGTCGGCACCCGCGTCGTCGGCGAGGTCGTCAACGTCATGTCCTACGGCGCCTTCGTCAAGCTCGAAGAGGGCATCGAGGGCCTGGTCCACATCTCCGAGATGTCCTGGACCAAGCGGATCAACCACCCGAGCGAGCTGGTCAACACCGGCGACAAGATCGAGGTCGTCGTCCTTGGCATCAACAAGGACAAGCAGGAGATCTCGCTCGGCATGAAGCAGACCCAGGTCAACCCCTGGGACCAGGTCGCCAACAAGTACCCGCCGGGCACGATGGTCGAGGGCACCGTCCGCAACCTCACCAACTACGGCGCGTTCATCGAGATCGAGGAGGGCATCGACGGCCTCCTGCACATCTCCGACATGAGCTGGACCCGCAAGATCGGCCACCCCAACGAGGTGCTCGAGAAGGGCCAGCGGATCACCTGCCAGGTGCTCAACGTCGACCAGGACCGCAAGCGGATCGCCCTGGGGCTCAAGCAGCTCAAGGAAGACCCGTGGGAGACCGACATCCCCGGCCGCTACGAGCCCAACGACGTCGTGAAGGGCAAGGTCACGAAGCTCACCAACTTCGGCGTCTTCGTCGAGCTGGAGCCGGGCCTCGAAGGCCTGCTGCACATCTCCGAGCTGGCCGACCACAAGGTCGACAGCCCCGAAGAGGTCGTCAAGGTCGGCGACGAGATCGAGGTCAAGATCCTCCGGGTCGACCGCGGCGAGCGCAAGATCGGCCTCTCCCGCAAGAAGGCCCACTGGACCGGCCGCGACGACGAGGAAGGCGAGACGACGCCCGAAGGCGCCGAGGCGGCCCAGGCCGCGCGGGAAGCCAAGGAGACCAAGGAGCTCAAGGGCGGCCTCGGCGGCGGCGGCCCGCTCTTCAGCATCGGCGGCGCGACCGCCGAGACCGAAGAGTGA
- a CDS encoding DUF3568 family protein, with the protein MRRRAARRASLAGLVLVSAGCAITTPHVAVPEVGFAYSAGQGSQTFAAPPGVVGPAVVESLGDLGMKDVRPLRDGTVLRYEAVTSDDRSASVTIRSRGGAATAVARVGWFGDEPLSRAILQRVAVRLGERAPEPIPEEAPSKPSANPFFSRSAVPDSVMLRDQADAAYTDRVVP; encoded by the coding sequence ATGAGACGACGAGCGGCGAGACGGGCCTCCCTGGCGGGCCTCGTGCTGGTTTCCGCGGGGTGCGCCATCACGACCCCCCACGTCGCCGTGCCGGAGGTGGGCTTCGCCTATTCCGCCGGCCAGGGGTCGCAGACCTTCGCCGCCCCGCCCGGCGTCGTGGGGCCCGCGGTCGTCGAGTCGCTCGGGGACCTCGGGATGAAGGACGTCCGGCCCCTCCGCGACGGGACCGTCCTCCGCTACGAGGCCGTCACGAGCGACGACCGCTCGGCCTCGGTCACGATCCGGTCGCGCGGCGGGGCCGCCACGGCGGTCGCGCGGGTGGGTTGGTTCGGCGACGAGCCCCTTTCGCGCGCGATCCTCCAACGCGTCGCCGTCCGGCTGGGCGAGCGCGCGCCCGAGCCGATCCCGGAAGAGGCCCCCAGCAAGCCCTCGGCCAACCCCTTCTTCTCCCGGAGCGCGGTGCCCGACTCGGTCATGCTCCGCGACCAGGCCGACGCCGCGTACACCGACCGCGTCGTCCCCTGA
- a CDS encoding heavy metal translocating P-type ATPase, protein MPVAMEVWEIAVRGMTCGHCVGSVTRAIEAVPGVESVVVDLEAGRAEVSVDPAVARREAVERAIHEAGYATEDLGPPTSPSPIVAIVGRTPEPPTPITPPAPSPAVESSSREEWDLAIGGMHCASCVVRVETALKAVPGVEDVRVNLATERAAVVVDPDRVDVGDLAGAAAGAGYSARREEWAFGAQAAARLREERAASVAYWRNRLIVGVAATIPLVALGIGSMLVPAWGHAAWLGWSMAGLAAFLQAALGWPYIRGAWQRLRQGSANMDTLIALGTSTAFAYSLVHLLAGRLHQAHFFMDAGIILTLITLGKFLEVRARGNAGAAVERLLDLAPRTARRIVEGGRVVEAPLSDVRRGDRLRVLPGETIPVDGDVVEGESEVDESMLTGESTPAPKRPGDRVTGATLNGDGSLVIEAKRLGKESALEQIVRLVLAAQGSKAGVQRLADRVSSVFVPIVLAIAGATLLGWGLLGGDWGRAVLNAAAVLIIACPCALGLATPMAVAVATGRGARAGLFIREASALERMDRLGTIVFDKTGTLTEGRPSLVATHALPGWDEAGLVALIAAAEASSEHPLARAFAGKANGRPVADFRAIRGRGVSAAVDGRKVLVGSRALLMEQGVDVAALDPIADAWEAEAKTVLCAAVDGRAAGAAALADRLKPHAREVVATLRSQGADVVLLTGDNPATARAVASELGLPADRVIAGVLPDAKAATIESIRNDPKQKGVAMVGDGLNDAPALAAADVGIALGTGADLAKAAADVVVASGDLRAVPQALKLGRETLKAIRQNLFWAFAYNTLGIPVAALGLFGRYGPMIAALAMSLSSVTVVARSGWLARLDLDDPAQD, encoded by the coding sequence ATGCCCGTCGCGATGGAGGTGTGGGAGATTGCCGTGCGGGGGATGACCTGCGGCCACTGCGTCGGCTCGGTCACGAGGGCGATCGAGGCCGTGCCCGGCGTCGAGTCGGTCGTCGTCGACCTGGAAGCCGGCCGCGCCGAGGTCTCGGTCGACCCGGCCGTCGCCCGTCGCGAGGCCGTCGAACGGGCGATCCACGAGGCCGGCTACGCGACGGAGGACCTCGGACCGCCGACGTCGCCGTCGCCGATCGTCGCGATCGTCGGCCGGACGCCCGAGCCTCCGACGCCGATCACCCCCCCCGCCCCCTCGCCGGCGGTCGAATCGTCCTCCCGCGAGGAGTGGGACCTGGCGATCGGCGGGATGCACTGCGCCAGCTGCGTCGTGAGGGTCGAGACGGCGTTGAAGGCGGTCCCCGGCGTCGAGGACGTCCGGGTCAACCTGGCGACGGAGCGCGCGGCGGTGGTCGTCGACCCCGATCGGGTCGACGTCGGCGACCTGGCCGGCGCGGCGGCCGGGGCCGGCTATTCGGCGCGTCGCGAGGAGTGGGCCTTCGGGGCCCAAGCCGCGGCGAGGCTCCGCGAGGAACGCGCCGCGAGCGTGGCCTATTGGCGCAACCGCCTGATCGTGGGGGTCGCCGCGACCATCCCCCTGGTCGCGCTGGGGATCGGCTCGATGCTCGTCCCGGCCTGGGGGCATGCGGCCTGGCTGGGCTGGTCGATGGCGGGGCTGGCGGCCTTCCTCCAGGCGGCCCTGGGGTGGCCGTACATCCGCGGGGCCTGGCAGCGGCTTCGCCAGGGCTCGGCCAACATGGACACCCTGATCGCGCTCGGGACGTCCACGGCGTTCGCCTACAGCCTCGTCCACCTGCTGGCGGGCCGGCTGCATCAGGCACATTTCTTCATGGACGCGGGGATCATCCTGACGCTCATCACGCTGGGCAAGTTCCTGGAAGTCCGCGCCCGCGGGAACGCCGGCGCGGCCGTCGAGCGGCTGCTGGACCTGGCCCCGCGCACGGCCCGCAGGATCGTCGAGGGCGGGCGGGTCGTCGAGGCGCCGCTGTCGGACGTCCGTCGCGGCGACCGGCTCCGAGTCCTGCCGGGCGAGACGATCCCGGTCGACGGCGACGTCGTCGAGGGCGAGTCGGAGGTCGACGAGTCGATGCTGACCGGCGAGTCGACCCCGGCGCCGAAGCGTCCCGGCGATCGCGTCACCGGTGCGACGCTCAACGGCGACGGCTCGCTCGTGATCGAGGCGAAGCGGCTCGGGAAAGAGAGCGCCCTGGAGCAGATCGTCCGGCTCGTGCTGGCGGCCCAGGGTTCCAAGGCGGGCGTGCAGCGGCTGGCGGACCGCGTGTCGTCGGTCTTCGTCCCGATCGTCCTGGCGATCGCGGGCGCCACGTTGCTGGGCTGGGGGTTGCTCGGCGGCGACTGGGGCCGGGCCGTGCTGAACGCGGCAGCCGTGCTGATCATCGCCTGCCCCTGCGCCCTGGGCCTGGCGACGCCCATGGCCGTCGCGGTGGCGACGGGCCGTGGCGCCCGCGCCGGGCTCTTCATCCGCGAGGCGTCGGCCCTGGAGAGGATGGACCGCCTGGGCACGATCGTGTTCGACAAGACGGGCACCCTGACCGAAGGCCGGCCGAGCCTGGTCGCGACGCATGCGTTGCCGGGTTGGGACGAGGCCGGACTGGTCGCGCTGATCGCCGCGGCCGAGGCGTCGAGCGAGCACCCCCTGGCGCGGGCCTTCGCCGGCAAGGCCAACGGCCGGCCCGTCGCCGACTTCCGGGCGATCCGAGGGCGGGGCGTCTCGGCGGCCGTCGACGGCCGCAAGGTCCTCGTCGGGTCGCGGGCGCTGTTGATGGAACAGGGCGTCGACGTCGCCGCGCTCGACCCGATCGCCGACGCCTGGGAGGCCGAGGCGAAGACCGTCCTCTGCGCGGCGGTCGATGGCCGCGCCGCCGGGGCCGCGGCGCTGGCGGACCGCCTCAAGCCCCACGCCCGGGAGGTCGTCGCGACGCTCCGGAGCCAGGGGGCCGACGTCGTGCTGCTGACCGGCGACAACCCGGCGACCGCGCGCGCCGTCGCCTCCGAGCTGGGGCTGCCCGCCGACCGCGTGATCGCCGGCGTGCTGCCGGACGCCAAGGCGGCGACGATCGAATCGATCCGGAACGATCCGAAGCAGAAGGGCGTGGCCATGGTCGGCGACGGCCTGAACGACGCCCCCGCCCTGGCGGCGGCGGACGTCGGGATCGCCCTGGGCACGGGCGCGGACCTGGCGAAGGCGGCGGCCGACGTGGTCGTGGCCTCGGGCGACCTCCGCGCGGTCCCCCAGGCGCTCAAGCTGGGCCGGGAAACGTTGAAGGCGATCCGTCAGAACTTGTTCTGGGCCTTCGCCTACAATACGCTGGGGATACCCGTGGCCGCCCTCGGACTCTTCGGACGCTACGGGCCGATGATCGCGGCGCTGGCGATGTCGCTCAGCTCCGTCACCGTCGTCGCCCGGTCGGGCTGGCTGGCCCGGCTCGACCTCGACGACCCGGCCCAGGATTGA
- a CDS encoding heparan-alpha-glucosaminide N-acetyltransferase domain-containing protein, whose product MDVEPSTSPGRIASLDQFRGYTVAAMMFVNFAGGLNAFHSTFRHHNTYCSYADTIMPQFFFAVGFSYRLTFLRRLATLGRRAASLAVVRRALGLILLGFVLYHLDGRVKTWAELKDLGLGGFLTTAFRRELCQTLVQIALTSVWILPVVAASAPTRVLYLIGGAILHLTLSWWFYLDYAWKTPVIDGGWLGILSWAIPMLVGTLAYDAIAARDLAGRARASAVPSLLGWAAILMLAGYGLASMLVLAPPPFTPPATSMAKVVDLWTMSQRTGSVSYMTFAAGFSLAVYALFVAACDAFGASLGVFRTFGTNALAAYIAPTLVEGAVRAYLPRDAPLWYASAGTLLHLTICWALIRYLEKNRIFLKL is encoded by the coding sequence ATGGACGTCGAGCCGTCGACCTCGCCCGGGCGCATCGCGTCCCTCGACCAGTTCCGGGGCTATACGGTCGCGGCGATGATGTTCGTCAACTTCGCCGGCGGCCTGAACGCCTTCCACTCGACGTTCCGGCACCACAACACGTATTGCAGCTACGCCGACACGATCATGCCGCAGTTCTTCTTCGCGGTGGGCTTCTCGTATCGGCTGACCTTCCTCCGACGGCTGGCGACGCTCGGCCGCCGCGCGGCGTCGCTGGCCGTCGTCCGCCGCGCCCTCGGTCTGATTTTGCTGGGATTCGTGCTTTACCACCTCGACGGCCGGGTCAAGACGTGGGCGGAGTTGAAGGACCTGGGACTCGGGGGATTCCTGACGACGGCCTTCCGCCGCGAGCTCTGCCAGACGCTCGTTCAGATCGCTTTGACCTCGGTTTGGATCCTGCCGGTCGTGGCGGCCTCGGCGCCGACCCGCGTCCTGTACCTTATCGGCGGCGCGATCCTGCACCTGACGCTGTCCTGGTGGTTCTACCTGGACTACGCGTGGAAGACGCCGGTGATCGACGGCGGCTGGCTGGGGATCCTGAGCTGGGCCATCCCGATGCTCGTCGGCACGCTCGCCTACGACGCGATCGCCGCGCGCGACCTCGCCGGCCGCGCTCGTGCGTCGGCGGTGCCGAGCCTCCTGGGCTGGGCCGCGATCCTGATGCTGGCCGGCTACGGGCTCGCCTCGATGCTCGTGCTCGCCCCGCCGCCGTTCACGCCCCCCGCGACTTCGATGGCCAAGGTCGTCGACCTCTGGACGATGAGCCAGCGGACCGGGAGCGTGTCGTACATGACCTTCGCCGCCGGGTTCTCGCTGGCCGTCTACGCCCTGTTCGTCGCGGCGTGCGACGCCTTCGGGGCGTCGCTGGGCGTCTTCCGGACGTTCGGGACGAACGCCCTGGCGGCCTACATCGCTCCCACGCTGGTCGAGGGGGCCGTCCGCGCCTATCTGCCCCGCGACGCGCCCCTCTGGTACGCCTCGGCCGGAACGCTTCTCCACCTGACGATCTGCTGGGCGCTGATCCGATATCTGGAGAAGAACCGGATCTTCCTGAAGCTCTGA
- a CDS encoding zinc-dependent metalloprotease — MTRIGRFAVLASLTLAGLPAAEARAQQAPPPAPTQTPPQQDGAKIDIGEAMAAARGQGFGGPRPGGSGNFRDFADVTKDAEKIDGLFTLYKTGDHLYAEIRPDQFNQTLLVPVTIARGMANAGMPAGDDDLVLIFKRVGDRIQVVRRNIHYKAPAGTPIDKAVKQNYTDSVIMALPIVALNMMRGGAPLIDLSDVFMTDFAQLGLGPIDRSRSSWQKVKGFPNNLELQLETTYAGGRGGMGRGDGGVADSRGLTIVVHYSIMKTPDASYRPRAADDRVGYFLAAAKDFGVNSQDGNFVRYIYRWRLEKSDPRAKLSPPKKQIVWYVEDNVPQEYRPYVEEGILEWNKAFEKIGFKNAIAVRWQEAGRDEFDPEDTNYCTFRWVASESGSAMSCVRANPMTGEIIDGDVIFDASWIRHWKQEYALLLGSTTAAGGDPQYTPLALGEVVSPILASKMGYGTPQASTMPGLDLLQKLPGQMVPELIPADQSLLQWRLAKNLARNAQGFCQRHQGFTQDLSLAAISLAQAPTPPADAAKKDDEKKDGEKKDGEKKDAPKPEEKKKPEIKDELPEEFLSQAIKDVVMHEVGHSLGLRHNFKSSTMLTADQLNDTGVTHEKGLGGSVMDYNPVNIAPRGKKQGDYYSTTIGPYDYWAIEYGYKQADGDEAGELKKVAARAAEKELTYATDEDVVLNDDPYVNRWDLGSDPCQFAKDRIELARELLKDLDSRVVKDGEPWARMRRAFSVLLNQWGNAATLASQYVAGQSISRDHKADKDAHDPIDPVPGEKQRECLKFITEHVLTDKDFTFSPTVMRRLGNERWMHWGNEGLFSGPNADISVYERILGIQRIVLGHCLSGDTLARLQNQELQANPGSSPLRIDEVFRALTDGVWADLDKLPTKDEKDPKPGLSTIRRNLQREHLRRLGTLVIGQAGGGGLGDGGGFVVFVGRGVTSVPADARSLARFHLKDVAARITKELDAKGAQLDDTTRAHLEESKEKIAKILEARIDSRDL, encoded by the coding sequence ATGACTCGCATCGGTCGTTTCGCGGTCCTGGCGTCGCTGACGTTGGCGGGCCTACCCGCCGCGGAGGCTCGGGCGCAACAGGCCCCGCCGCCCGCCCCGACGCAGACGCCGCCCCAGCAGGACGGGGCCAAGATCGACATCGGCGAGGCCATGGCCGCCGCGCGAGGGCAGGGGTTCGGCGGCCCCCGGCCCGGCGGGTCGGGGAACTTCCGCGACTTCGCCGACGTGACGAAGGACGCCGAGAAGATCGACGGCCTGTTCACCCTGTACAAGACCGGCGATCACCTCTACGCCGAGATCCGCCCCGACCAGTTCAACCAGACCCTCCTCGTGCCCGTCACCATCGCGCGGGGCATGGCCAACGCCGGCATGCCGGCCGGCGACGACGACCTCGTCCTGATCTTCAAGCGGGTGGGCGACCGGATCCAGGTGGTCCGCCGCAACATCCATTACAAGGCCCCCGCGGGCACGCCGATCGACAAGGCCGTCAAGCAGAACTACACCGACTCGGTCATCATGGCCCTGCCGATCGTCGCGCTCAACATGATGCGCGGCGGCGCGCCGCTGATCGACCTGTCGGACGTCTTCATGACCGACTTCGCCCAGCTCGGCCTGGGCCCCATCGACCGCTCGCGCAGCTCGTGGCAGAAGGTGAAGGGGTTCCCCAACAATCTGGAACTCCAGCTCGAGACGACTTACGCCGGCGGCCGGGGCGGCATGGGCCGGGGCGACGGCGGCGTGGCCGACTCGCGCGGGCTGACGATCGTCGTCCACTACAGCATCATGAAGACCCCCGACGCCTCCTACCGCCCTCGCGCGGCCGACGACCGCGTCGGCTACTTCCTGGCCGCCGCCAAGGATTTCGGCGTCAACAGCCAGGACGGCAACTTCGTCCGCTACATCTACCGCTGGCGGCTGGAGAAGTCCGACCCCCGCGCCAAACTGTCCCCGCCCAAGAAGCAGATCGTCTGGTACGTCGAGGACAACGTCCCGCAGGAGTACCGGCCCTACGTCGAGGAGGGGATCCTCGAATGGAACAAGGCATTCGAGAAGATCGGCTTCAAGAACGCGATCGCCGTCCGCTGGCAGGAGGCCGGCCGCGACGAGTTCGACCCCGAGGACACGAACTACTGCACCTTCCGCTGGGTCGCCAGCGAGTCGGGCTCGGCCATGTCGTGCGTCCGGGCCAACCCCATGACGGGCGAGATCATCGACGGCGACGTCATCTTCGACGCCAGCTGGATCCGCCACTGGAAGCAGGAATACGCCCTGCTGCTGGGCAGCACCACGGCCGCCGGCGGCGATCCCCAGTACACCCCGCTGGCCCTCGGCGAGGTCGTCAGCCCGATCCTGGCCTCGAAGATGGGCTACGGCACGCCCCAGGCGTCGACGATGCCGGGCCTCGACCTGCTCCAGAAGCTCCCCGGCCAGATGGTCCCCGAGCTGATCCCCGCCGACCAGAGCCTGCTGCAGTGGCGGCTCGCCAAGAACCTGGCGCGCAACGCCCAGGGCTTCTGCCAGCGGCACCAGGGGTTCACGCAGGACCTCAGCCTGGCCGCGATCAGCCTCGCCCAGGCCCCCACGCCGCCGGCCGACGCCGCGAAGAAAGACGACGAGAAGAAGGACGGCGAGAAGAAGGACGGCGAGAAGAAGGACGCCCCCAAGCCCGAAGAGAAGAAGAAGCCCGAGATCAAGGACGAGCTGCCCGAGGAGTTCCTCAGCCAGGCCATCAAGGACGTCGTGATGCACGAGGTCGGCCACTCGCTGGGCCTCCGCCACAACTTCAAGTCGAGCACGATGCTCACCGCCGACCAGCTCAACGACACGGGGGTCACCCACGAGAAGGGCCTGGGCGGCAGCGTCATGGACTACAACCCGGTCAACATCGCACCCCGGGGCAAGAAGCAGGGCGACTACTACTCGACGACCATCGGCCCCTACGACTACTGGGCGATCGAGTACGGCTACAAGCAGGCCGACGGCGACGAGGCGGGCGAGCTGAAGAAGGTCGCCGCGCGGGCCGCCGAGAAGGAGCTGACCTACGCCACCGACGAGGACGTCGTCCTCAACGACGACCCCTACGTCAACCGCTGGGACCTGGGCTCCGACCCCTGCCAGTTCGCCAAGGATCGCATCGAGCTGGCCCGCGAGCTGCTCAAGGACCTGGACTCCCGCGTCGTCAAGGACGGCGAGCCCTGGGCCCGGATGCGACGGGCGTTCAGCGTCCTGCTCAACCAGTGGGGCAACGCCGCGACCCTGGCCTCGCAGTACGTCGCCGGCCAGTCCATCTCGCGTGACCACAAGGCCGACAAGGACGCCCACGACCCCATCGACCCGGTCCCCGGCGAGAAGCAGCGCGAGTGCCTGAAGTTCATCACCGAGCACGTGCTGACCGACAAGGACTTCACGTTTTCGCCGACCGTGATGCGCCGCCTCGGCAACGAGCGCTGGATGCACTGGGGCAACGAGGGCCTGTTCTCCGGCCCCAACGCCGACATCTCGGTCTATGAGCGGATCCTGGGCATCCAGCGGATCGTGCTGGGGCACTGCCTCAGCGGCGACACGCTCGCCCGGCTCCAGAACCAGGAACTGCAGGCCAACCCGGGCTCGTCCCCGCTCCGGATCGACGAGGTTTTCCGGGCCCTGACCGACGGCGTCTGGGCCGACCTCGACAAGCTGCCGACGAAGGACGAGAAGGATCCCAAGCCGGGCCTCTCGACCATCCGCCGCAACCTCCAGCGCGAGCACCTGCGGCGCCTCGGCACGCTCGTCATCGGCCAGGCCGGCGGCGGTGGGCTCGGCGACGGCGGCGGCTTCGTCGTCTTCGTCGGCCGCGGCGTCACTTCCGTCCCCGCCGACGCCCGCTCGCTGGCGCGCTTCCACCTCAAGGACGTCGCCGCCCGCATCACCAAGGAACTCGACGCCAAGGGCGCCCAGCTTGACGACACCACCCGCGCCCACCTCGAAGAGTCCAAGGAGAAGATCGCCAAGATCCTCGAGGCCCGCATCGACAGCCGCGACCTCTGA
- a CDS encoding rhomboid family intramembrane serine protease, which translates to MIIPWGTDAPIYHRPYATIAVMIACVLVFAADPYHRHTEWMLALGDGIHPVQWVTNIFMHADIMHLLGNLLFLWAFGIIVEGKLGAIGFLAVYLAMGVFQSGSIQLLADPAGSQHMLGASGAIYGLMALCMIWAPRNDLYCVVILSGFMRLLIFQPEIPILWFAAFYIAWEVLVASLTSASVQALAVSSALAHASGALGGVIVGLVLLKFDLVDCEGWDLLSRMKHGRTGTMNKTSKRTPHRSMVEKVQKKVAKAKKAKAAGEAPDLVALRTLRGHLDADETEAAMGFYRSTRRRLKGWRPPDPERVDLIKALVAAQAWDDAVGVMQAYLDESNLPSPKIRLKLAEVLIRRLDRPVAGLRTLERVGETDLPSNLVDGRRKLVALAEQIRDEGVLELDAEVQPI; encoded by the coding sequence ATGATCATCCCCTGGGGGACCGACGCCCCGATCTACCACCGGCCGTACGCCACGATCGCGGTGATGATCGCCTGCGTCCTGGTGTTCGCGGCGGACCCCTACCACCGGCACACGGAATGGATGCTCGCCCTGGGCGACGGGATCCACCCGGTCCAGTGGGTGACGAACATCTTCATGCACGCCGACATCATGCACCTGCTCGGCAACCTGCTCTTCCTCTGGGCGTTCGGGATCATCGTCGAGGGGAAGCTGGGGGCGATCGGCTTCCTGGCGGTCTACCTGGCGATGGGCGTCTTCCAGAGCGGCTCGATCCAGCTGCTGGCCGACCCGGCGGGCAGCCAGCACATGCTGGGCGCGTCGGGCGCGATCTACGGCCTGATGGCCCTCTGCATGATCTGGGCGCCGCGCAACGACCTATATTGCGTGGTGATCCTCTCGGGCTTCATGCGGCTCCTGATCTTCCAGCCCGAGATCCCGATCCTCTGGTTCGCCGCCTTCTACATCGCCTGGGAGGTCCTGGTGGCGAGCCTGACGTCGGCGAGCGTCCAGGCGCTGGCGGTGTCGTCGGCCCTGGCCCACGCCTCGGGGGCGCTGGGGGGCGTGATCGTCGGGCTCGTCCTGCTCAAATTCGACCTCGTCGACTGCGAGGGCTGGGACCTGCTCTCGCGGATGAAGCACGGCCGGACCGGGACGATGAACAAGACGTCGAAGCGCACGCCGCACCGGTCGATGGTCGAGAAGGTCCAGAAGAAGGTCGCCAAGGCCAAGAAGGCGAAGGCCGCCGGCGAGGCCCCGGACCTCGTCGCCCTGCGGACGCTCCGCGGCCACCTCGACGCCGACGAGACCGAGGCCGCGATGGGGTTCTACCGCTCGACGCGACGACGGCTCAAGGGTTGGCGGCCCCCCGACCCCGAGCGAGTCGACCTGATCAAGGCCCTCGTCGCCGCCCAGGCCTGGGACGACGCCGTCGGCGTGATGCAGGCGTACCTCGACGAGTCGAATTTGCCCTCGCCCAAGATCCGCCTCAAGCTCGCCGAGGTCCTGATCCGCCGCCTCGACCGCCCGGTCGCCGGCCTGCGGACGCTCGAGCGCGTCGGCGAGACCGACCTGCCGTCGAACCTCGTCGACGGCCGCCGCAAGCTCGTGGCGCTGGCCGAGCAGATCCGCGATGAGGGCGTGCTGGAGCTGGACGCCGAGGTCCAACCGATCTGA
- a CDS encoding CAAX prenyl protease-related protein, with product MSTSAEPRPQTFDALPTVTRSFMPYIAPMFAYVALGSLESYLPSPGWYPAAYAAKAAIVAAIMWYYRSTWNDLRPAPGVLDVLLAVATGLVVIALWIGLDGRYPDLPFMGGARKAFDPDVLGPAGKAAFIAVRLLGLVLLVPVFEELFWRSFLIRWLIDQDFWKVPIGRVTWISALVCSAFFALAHPEWLPALLTGLLWAGLLAYTKSVSACVISHVVANLALGIYVIATKAWKFW from the coding sequence ATGTCCACGTCCGCCGAGCCCCGCCCCCAGACGTTCGACGCCCTGCCGACCGTCACGCGGAGCTTCATGCCCTACATCGCCCCGATGTTCGCCTACGTGGCGCTCGGCAGCCTGGAAAGCTACCTGCCGAGCCCCGGCTGGTACCCGGCGGCCTACGCGGCGAAGGCGGCGATCGTGGCGGCGATCATGTGGTACTACCGCTCGACCTGGAACGACCTCCGCCCCGCCCCCGGGGTGCTCGACGTCCTCCTGGCGGTCGCGACGGGGCTCGTGGTCATCGCGCTCTGGATCGGTCTCGACGGCCGCTACCCCGACCTGCCGTTCATGGGAGGCGCGCGCAAGGCCTTCGATCCCGACGTCCTGGGCCCCGCCGGCAAGGCGGCGTTCATCGCGGTGCGGCTGCTGGGACTGGTGCTGCTCGTGCCGGTGTTCGAAGAGCTGTTCTGGCGTTCCTTCCTGATCCGCTGGCTGATCGACCAGGACTTCTGGAAGGTCCCCATCGGCCGGGTGACCTGGATCTCGGCCCTGGTCTGCTCGGCCTTCTTCGCCCTGGCGCATCCCGAGTGGCTGCCGGCCCTGCTGACCGGCCTGTTGTGGGCGGGGCTGCTCGCCTATACGAAGTCGGTCTCGGCGTGCGTGATCAGCCACGTCGTCGCCAACCTGGCGCTGGGGATCTACGTGATCGCGACGAAGGCGTGGAAGTTCTGGTGA